A region of uncultured Carboxylicivirga sp. DNA encodes the following proteins:
- a CDS encoding strawberry notch C-terminal domain-containing protein, with product MKSNITFQKNTISIKFSQKPQKYIVSRLIELGFSTKDNKCFIRTKKLAQNEHEYLQGMLGIQGLGMAYIPAAEKGFILDTTVPDSMGHEMHIAIRKVKKSIGMPLFDYVAQKLDYENSELVQALSCEQIDAVSLAIYNIEKRGQGIIVGDQTGIGKGRTAAALIRYGVKQGMQPVFLSEKPNLFTDLYRDLCDIGSSALVPFIVNSKESKTHIKDKSGEIIYTAPEKPTQDRIIKSQQVPGSYNFICATYSQFNQPKKPAKQLFLSAVSQGNIIIMDEAHNASGSSNTGEFMQGVLRQTKGVCFLSATFAKRPDNMPIYAQKTSMSDANMSKEDLVEAITKGGVALQEILAAQLVSEGQMIRRERSFEGVEVNYIELKEKAKEQADIADKVTAIIRDIIGFQEKYINKQVEQLDKIAAAESKEVETRKGTEKAGVDNIPYFSKVFNVINQLLFSLNASDVADHAILRLKEGKKPIIAFASTMGSFLEGMAKPDDVINGDFSTVLEKGLDSVLRYTEKDIDGQSEGKAFNISDLSEDAQFAYRDIINRIEKASTGITISPLDLIIQKIKEAGYSVGEVTGRKLCVQYKSTHSKNTTALVMSRKKENTADLFRRFNDNEIDCLLINQSGSTGASAHAIVTDKVPAEQVKQRVMVILQPELNINTEIQKRGRINRTGQIMKPIYDYIISSIPAQKRFMMMLKKKLKSLDANTTSNQKSSKSQLESDDFLNKYGDKVVRQYMLENPELNKALDNPLKFEGKDSDETPTEGDASKVTGRVAVLSVKEQEKFYQEVIERYNDYIEYLKQADEYDLEVEILNLKAETMDSRVVIAGKGGRSVFGNDTFLEKCECNVLKKPYGKTELEKLIKKHLEGKQADRLSEEIISAHEKHVQTKLTEDLKETETRYKELIADIPNEKAFQKIPAFDKSEQNEYLAERTEELEDAKQEKITQIQKQSENRKNYLNAFFNFFRVGHGYFYPALSFENESSNNSYCIFLGFDINAKRNNPFAPSAVKLRFAIADSRKYIVLPASGDTAKEIERIQARSFQLSTSQKESLIDKWDEAIKDFTQDRQIRYIVTGNILQGSADFPGKLVSYTTKGKGVQKGILMSEAWSPENEDKNSNAYVVAPIAKLQKHIMSLRSGATIGTENKITIARHYDDTFRIIMPKSKTHIPIYTDTDLVKLLENNRDGFEMVSGNMKASVSEAKMPKLINLLGERFSLSVKVPRTYFEEYLEKGSKRNDTTDSLTKEAMEMFEQDKKQFSQKLERQKEITAKSKTINKDQGKKLILVKLRAKAILIKQKQLKAVAGI from the coding sequence ATGAAGTCAAATATTACATTCCAGAAAAATACAATAAGCATAAAGTTCAGTCAGAAACCACAGAAGTATATTGTTTCCAGGTTAATAGAGTTGGGCTTTTCTACCAAGGATAACAAATGTTTTATCCGAACCAAAAAACTGGCTCAAAATGAGCATGAATATCTGCAAGGAATGTTGGGTATTCAAGGTTTGGGAATGGCTTATATCCCGGCAGCCGAAAAAGGTTTTATCTTGGACACTACTGTGCCGGATTCTATGGGTCACGAAATGCACATCGCTATTCGTAAAGTCAAGAAAAGTATTGGAATGCCTTTGTTTGATTACGTAGCTCAAAAACTTGATTACGAAAATTCGGAACTGGTACAAGCACTTTCATGCGAACAGATTGATGCCGTATCATTGGCAATTTATAACATTGAGAAACGGGGTCAGGGAATTATTGTTGGTGACCAGACCGGAATTGGTAAAGGTAGAACAGCAGCAGCTTTAATTCGCTATGGAGTAAAACAAGGAATGCAACCCGTATTCCTATCTGAAAAGCCTAACCTGTTTACGGATTTGTACCGTGACTTATGCGACATTGGCAGCTCTGCACTGGTTCCGTTTATTGTTAATTCCAAGGAGAGCAAAACACACATTAAGGATAAAAGCGGGGAAATTATTTATACCGCACCGGAAAAACCAACCCAGGACCGGATTATCAAAAGCCAACAAGTGCCTGGTTCTTACAACTTCATTTGTGCAACATATTCACAATTTAATCAACCAAAGAAACCTGCAAAACAGCTCTTTTTAAGTGCCGTGAGCCAGGGCAATATAATTATCATGGACGAAGCGCACAATGCTTCCGGTAGTTCCAACACCGGGGAATTTATGCAGGGCGTACTTCGTCAAACCAAAGGCGTTTGTTTCTTATCGGCAACCTTTGCCAAAAGACCGGATAACATGCCCATTTATGCGCAAAAGACCTCGATGAGCGATGCCAACATGAGCAAAGAAGACCTGGTGGAAGCTATTACCAAAGGCGGTGTTGCCTTACAGGAGATTTTAGCTGCTCAATTGGTATCGGAGGGACAAATGATAAGGCGTGAACGTTCCTTTGAAGGTGTGGAAGTCAACTACATCGAGCTAAAAGAAAAAGCCAAAGAACAGGCTGATATTGCCGATAAGGTAACAGCCATTATCCGTGATATTATCGGTTTTCAGGAAAAGTACATCAATAAACAGGTTGAACAGCTCGACAAGATTGCAGCAGCCGAAAGTAAGGAAGTGGAAACCAGGAAAGGAACAGAAAAGGCAGGAGTTGATAATATTCCCTACTTCTCAAAAGTATTCAATGTAATCAACCAATTGTTGTTTAGTCTGAATGCTTCCGATGTTGCCGACCATGCTATTCTACGATTGAAAGAAGGCAAGAAACCAATTATTGCTTTTGCATCTACCATGGGAAGTTTCCTGGAGGGAATGGCAAAGCCCGATGATGTAATAAATGGGGATTTCTCCACGGTTTTAGAAAAAGGTTTGGATTCAGTACTACGTTATACTGAAAAGGATATTGACGGACAATCAGAAGGAAAAGCCTTTAATATTTCCGATTTGTCTGAAGATGCACAGTTTGCATATCGTGATATTATCAATCGTATTGAAAAGGCTTCAACCGGAATAACCATTAGTCCATTGGATTTGATTATCCAGAAAATTAAGGAAGCTGGGTATTCTGTTGGAGAAGTTACCGGGCGAAAGCTCTGTGTGCAGTATAAGTCTACCCATTCAAAGAATACAACAGCATTGGTAATGAGCCGAAAAAAGGAAAATACAGCTGACCTTTTTCGAAGATTCAATGATAACGAGATTGATTGTTTGCTGATTAATCAGAGTGGTTCCACCGGAGCTTCAGCTCATGCCATTGTAACCGATAAAGTACCTGCCGAACAAGTCAAGCAACGTGTGATGGTGATACTACAACCGGAACTGAATATCAATACCGAGATTCAAAAGCGTGGTCGTATCAACCGTACCGGACAAATAATGAAACCTATTTACGACTACATTATTTCCTCAATCCCTGCCCAAAAGCGTTTTATGATGATGCTTAAAAAGAAGCTGAAATCATTGGATGCCAATACGACTTCAAACCAGAAAAGCAGCAAGTCTCAACTGGAATCGGATGACTTTTTGAATAAGTATGGCGATAAAGTGGTTCGTCAGTACATGTTGGAGAATCCTGAACTTAACAAAGCCCTGGACAATCCTCTAAAATTTGAAGGTAAAGACAGCGATGAGACACCAACCGAGGGCGATGCATCAAAAGTTACCGGACGTGTGGCCGTACTATCGGTAAAAGAACAGGAAAAATTCTACCAGGAAGTAATTGAACGTTATAACGACTATATCGAATATTTAAAGCAAGCCGATGAATACGACCTGGAAGTTGAAATTCTAAACCTTAAAGCAGAAACCATGGATAGCCGTGTAGTAATTGCAGGTAAAGGCGGACGTTCAGTATTTGGGAATGATACTTTCCTTGAAAAATGCGAATGTAATGTGCTTAAAAAACCATACGGCAAAACTGAGTTAGAAAAACTCATAAAAAAGCACCTGGAGGGAAAACAAGCAGATAGGCTTTCTGAAGAAATCATTTCAGCACATGAGAAACATGTTCAAACCAAACTTACCGAGGATTTAAAGGAAACTGAAACCCGGTATAAAGAGCTTATTGCCGATATTCCAAATGAAAAGGCATTTCAAAAAATCCCTGCATTTGATAAATCGGAACAAAACGAATACCTGGCTGAACGTACAGAGGAATTGGAAGATGCAAAACAGGAAAAGATTACCCAGATTCAAAAACAAAGTGAGAACCGGAAAAACTACCTGAATGCTTTTTTCAACTTCTTTCGGGTTGGTCATGGTTATTTCTACCCTGCATTGAGTTTTGAGAATGAAAGCAGTAACAACTCTTACTGTATCTTCCTTGGGTTTGATATAAATGCCAAACGAAATAATCCTTTTGCACCATCGGCAGTAAAGCTCCGTTTTGCTATTGCAGATAGTCGTAAATACATTGTTTTACCTGCATCGGGCGATACGGCCAAAGAGATTGAACGTATCCAGGCTCGTAGCTTTCAGTTATCCACCTCACAAAAGGAAAGCCTGATTGATAAGTGGGACGAAGCAATTAAGGACTTTACCCAGGATAGACAAATCCGCTATATCGTTACCGGAAACATTTTACAAGGTTCAGCTGATTTCCCTGGAAAATTGGTAAGCTATACAACCAAAGGAAAAGGCGTTCAAAAGGGAATTTTAATGTCCGAAGCCTGGTCCCCGGAGAATGAAGATAAAAACTCAAACGCCTATGTAGTAGCCCCTATTGCAAAACTTCAAAAGCACATTATGAGTTTGCGCAGTGGTGCAACCATCGGCACAGAAAACAAGATTACAATTGCCAGGCATTACGATGATACGTTTAGAATCATCATGCCCAAATCCAAAACACACATTCCTATTTACACCGATACAGATTTAGTAAAGCTTCTGGAGAATAATCGGGATGGTTTTGAAATGGTATCTGGTAATATGAAAGCTTCGGTTTCGGAAGCAAAAATGCCGAAGCTCATTAATCTACTTGGAGAACGTTTTAGCTTATCGGTTAAAGTACCACGAACCTATTTTGAAGAATACCTGGAGAAAGGTTCTAAACGAAATGATACCACTGATAGCCTGACTAAAGAAGCGATGGAGATGTTTGAACAGGACAAAAAACAGTTCTCACAGAAATTAGAAAGGCAAAAAGAAATAACCGCCAAAAGCAAGACAATTAACAAAGACCAGGGTAAAAAACTAATACTCGTTAAACTCCGGGCGAAAGCCATTCTAATAAAGCAGAAACAGCTTAAAGCGGTAGCCGGAATCTAA
- a CDS encoding glycosyl hydrolase 108 family protein, translated as MKKTFDELFDGVIKHEGYYANVAGDKGGETYMGVARNLHPDWEGWKTIDSYKETFGSIKRNTKIDIPELTELVKQFYKLTFYDKYNIGSINSGSLQEIIFDWCVNSGYWGSCGTQKVLNRFFDFDLKLDGIIGNQTITAINSCPPEMLFNAIKSARVHYYHVIAQKGQNQKFLEGWLRRIAMIKY; from the coding sequence ATGAAAAAGACATTTGATGAATTATTTGATGGTGTAATCAAACACGAAGGATATTACGCCAATGTTGCCGGAGATAAAGGTGGAGAAACATACATGGGTGTCGCCAGGAACTTACATCCTGATTGGGAAGGTTGGAAAACTATTGATTCATATAAAGAAACGTTTGGTAGCATAAAACGAAATACAAAAATTGATATTCCGGAATTAACGGAATTGGTGAAACAATTTTACAAACTTACATTCTACGATAAATACAACATCGGAAGCATTAACTCAGGCTCGTTACAAGAAATCATATTTGACTGGTGTGTGAATAGTGGTTATTGGGGGAGTTGTGGTACGCAAAAAGTATTAAACCGATTCTTTGATTTTGACTTAAAACTGGATGGTATTATTGGTAATCAGACTATTACTGCTATTAACTCTTGTCCTCCTGAAATGCTTTTTAATGCCATAAAATCTGCTCGGGTTCATTACTACCATGTTATTGCACAGAAAGGGCAGAATCAGAAGTTTTTGGAAGGGTGGTTGAGAAGAATCGCTATGATAAAATATTAA
- a CDS encoding helix-turn-helix domain-containing protein — MSTLLHIKNMVCPRCIEAVESILTDENLSVEFVELGKVIVKEDLSDELKSKLAKIFKERGFELILKKNEIVIDEIKSIIINLIHHSGEIPEHLNFSEVISQKLNSNYKYLSSLFSSSEGITIEKYVILQKIEKIKELISYDGMTFSEIASYLGYSSVGHMSTQFKNKTGLTPSQYSKLDVKKRSKLDDI; from the coding sequence ATGTCCACTTTACTACACATAAAAAATATGGTTTGCCCTCGTTGTATTGAGGCCGTTGAAAGCATTCTAACAGATGAAAACCTGAGTGTTGAATTTGTTGAGTTGGGAAAAGTTATTGTAAAAGAAGATTTATCGGATGAATTAAAAAGTAAGCTCGCTAAAATTTTTAAAGAAAGGGGGTTTGAGTTAATTCTTAAAAAAAATGAGATAGTCATTGATGAAATAAAATCAATTATTATTAATCTAATTCATCATTCTGGCGAAATTCCAGAACATCTAAATTTCTCAGAAGTAATTTCTCAAAAATTAAATTCAAACTATAAATATTTAAGTTCTCTTTTTTCCTCAAGTGAAGGAATTACGATTGAAAAATACGTAATTCTTCAAAAGATTGAAAAAATTAAGGAGCTCATATCTTATGATGGAATGACTTTCAGTGAAATAGCATCTTATTTAGGATATAGTAGTGTTGGTCACATGTCCACTCAATTTAAAAATAAAACAGGATTAACACCGAGTCAGTATTCAAAATTAGATGTTAAAAAAAGATCAAAACTAGATGATATTTAA
- a CDS encoding efflux RND transporter permease subunit: MLNRIIKFFLENKLVTFLVLLVFISWGIITSPFGWDTGILPSNPVPVDAIPDIGENQQIVYTEWPGRSPQDIEDQISYPLTTSLLGIPGVKTIRSNSIFGLSSIYIIFDEDVEFYWSRTRILEKLNSLPAGTLPSDVSPALGPDATALGQIYWYTLEGRDAEGNPTGGWDPHELRTIQDFYVRYSLTSAEGVAEVASIGGFVKEYQVDIDPNAMKAHNVTIAQIMSAVKNSNLDIGARTIEFNRAEYLVRALGYIKNLEDLEKSVVAVRNNVPIRLKDVAKINFGPATRRGGLDKGGAEAVGGVVVARYGANPLKTIENMKAKIAEIEPGLPSKTLADGTVSKVTIVPFYDRTGLIKETLGTLEEAISLELLISILVVIVLVFNLRASFLISSLLPIGVLITFITMKQFGVDANIVALSGIAIAIGVMVDVGVVFVENIIRHIELPENKGARGKELLTVVYTATIEVAGAVITALSTTIISFLPVFAMEAAEGKLFKPLAFTKTFTMISALLIGLIIIPTLAHLVFSIKIDKKRYQRLGNIIMVVAGVVLSIASGNYIALAISAYGINGLFAYRWKKHQQKWINLINIAITVVVVVFFLTKAWMPLGAQNSMFANFLFVIAIVTTVLGSMSLVVVFYKRILQWCLYNKWTFLAVPIFIVLFGITSWQGFNKLFGFLPQFIKNTDSYAYLDKKLPGIGKEFMPSLDEGSFLLMPTTMPHSGIEENLEVMRILDKQLNSIPEVETVVGKWGRVNSALDPAPTSMYENVINYKPEYILNEKGHRIRFKTNKEGAFILKDGSTYNPKEEAFRLIDKENLTIDNNGEYFRQWREEIKSPDDIWQAIIDKSNIPGLTSAPKLQPISTRLVMLQTGMRAPMGIKVYGPDLESIEAVGFELEKQLKNVEGVQGMSVFADRVVGKPYLEMEINRDDIARYGLSVKNLQAVIGSAIGGMPLTTTVEGRERFPVRLRYAREFRDNPEDLQRILIPTPSGAQIPLGELVTLHYVRGPQMIKSEDTFLVGYVIFDKKEGFAEVDVVENAQKYLKEQMDSGSFSLPAGVSYKFTGNYENQIRATKRLLIVIPISLIIIFLILYFQFRSVVSTSLIFSGIIVALSGGFIMLWLYGQPWFMDGSVAGISLRNLFQVNTINLSVAVWVGFIALFGVATDDGVLISTYIKQLQEKRRPKTIKEVRALVLEAGSKRVRPAIMTTATTIIALLPVLTSTGKGSDIMVPMAIPLFGGMTIEVLTMFVVPVLYSMWQEAKVKKNNSEKA, encoded by the coding sequence ATGTTAAACAGAATAATTAAATTTTTTCTGGAAAATAAGCTGGTTACTTTTTTAGTATTGCTTGTTTTTATTAGTTGGGGAATAATCACTTCTCCATTTGGCTGGGATACCGGTATATTACCAAGCAATCCTGTGCCTGTTGATGCGATACCAGATATCGGTGAAAATCAGCAAATAGTATATACCGAGTGGCCGGGACGCTCTCCTCAGGATATTGAAGACCAGATTTCTTATCCTTTAACCACCTCGTTATTGGGTATACCTGGAGTAAAAACCATTCGTAGTAACTCCATATTTGGCTTGTCGAGTATCTATATTATTTTCGACGAGGATGTGGAGTTTTACTGGAGCCGGACAAGGATTCTTGAAAAACTAAATTCGTTGCCTGCCGGTACCTTACCATCGGATGTGTCTCCTGCCCTTGGTCCCGATGCAACCGCCTTGGGACAAATATACTGGTATACTCTTGAAGGGCGAGATGCTGAAGGTAATCCTACCGGGGGCTGGGATCCTCATGAACTCAGAACCATTCAGGATTTTTATGTTCGTTACTCTTTAACTTCTGCTGAGGGAGTGGCTGAGGTGGCTTCCATTGGTGGTTTTGTAAAAGAATACCAGGTTGACATTGATCCCAACGCCATGAAGGCGCACAATGTTACTATTGCTCAAATAATGTCGGCTGTAAAAAACAGCAACCTCGATATTGGCGCAAGAACCATTGAATTTAACCGCGCTGAGTATCTGGTTCGTGCTCTGGGCTATATAAAAAATCTGGAAGATCTGGAAAAGAGTGTTGTTGCTGTGCGTAATAATGTGCCTATCCGTTTGAAGGATGTGGCAAAAATTAATTTTGGTCCGGCCACTAGGCGAGGCGGATTAGACAAAGGAGGTGCCGAGGCTGTTGGAGGTGTTGTAGTTGCTCGCTATGGAGCCAACCCTCTCAAAACCATTGAAAATATGAAGGCTAAGATTGCGGAGATTGAACCCGGCTTACCTTCTAAAACATTGGCCGATGGTACTGTGTCTAAAGTTACAATTGTACCATTTTATGATCGTACAGGATTAATTAAAGAAACGTTGGGTACACTGGAGGAAGCCATCTCACTTGAATTACTCATTAGTATTCTGGTGGTGATTGTGTTGGTATTTAATCTGCGAGCCTCATTTCTTATCTCCAGTCTTTTGCCAATAGGTGTACTGATCACTTTTATCACCATGAAACAGTTTGGGGTTGATGCTAATATTGTAGCCCTTTCTGGTATTGCCATTGCTATTGGTGTGATGGTGGATGTGGGAGTGGTTTTTGTTGAAAACATCATTCGGCACATTGAATTGCCAGAAAATAAAGGAGCAAGAGGTAAAGAATTGCTTACTGTTGTATATACAGCAACTATTGAGGTTGCAGGAGCTGTTATTACTGCGCTATCAACTACTATTATCAGTTTCTTACCTGTTTTTGCAATGGAAGCTGCCGAAGGAAAATTGTTTAAGCCTCTGGCTTTCACAAAAACCTTCACCATGATTTCGGCATTATTAATTGGTTTGATCATAATACCAACCTTAGCACATTTAGTTTTTTCCATCAAGATTGATAAAAAGCGCTACCAGCGTTTGGGTAATATTATTATGGTTGTAGCAGGAGTTGTTCTTTCAATCGCTTCTGGTAATTATATAGCTCTGGCTATTTCGGCTTATGGTATCAATGGTTTATTCGCATACAGATGGAAAAAACATCAGCAAAAATGGATAAACCTGATTAATATTGCTATTACCGTTGTAGTTGTTGTATTCTTTTTAACAAAGGCATGGATGCCTCTTGGGGCACAAAACAGCATGTTTGCCAATTTCTTGTTTGTGATAGCTATCGTTACAACAGTTTTAGGAAGTATGTCGTTAGTAGTAGTGTTTTATAAGCGCATATTACAATGGTGTTTGTATAACAAATGGACTTTTTTAGCAGTGCCTATATTTATTGTATTGTTTGGAATAACCAGTTGGCAGGGCTTTAATAAGTTATTTGGTTTTTTACCTCAATTTATAAAAAACACCGATTCATATGCTTATCTGGATAAAAAACTACCTGGTATAGGAAAAGAGTTTATGCCATCTTTAGATGAAGGTTCGTTTCTGTTAATGCCAACAACAATGCCTCACTCTGGTATTGAAGAAAACCTTGAAGTTATGCGTATTCTGGATAAACAGCTCAACTCAATACCAGAAGTTGAAACAGTGGTTGGTAAATGGGGACGCGTGAATTCGGCCTTAGACCCCGCTCCTACTTCTATGTACGAGAATGTAATCAATTATAAGCCAGAATACATACTGAATGAAAAAGGACATCGCATACGATTTAAAACAAATAAAGAAGGTGCTTTTATACTGAAAGATGGTTCAACCTATAATCCAAAGGAAGAAGCATTTCGTTTGATTGACAAGGAGAATTTAACCATTGATAATAATGGGGAGTACTTCAGGCAATGGCGCGAAGAAATTAAATCGCCTGATGATATTTGGCAGGCCATCATTGATAAAAGTAATATACCGGGTTTAACCTCTGCACCAAAGTTGCAGCCTATTTCAACACGATTGGTTATGTTACAAACAGGAATGCGCGCTCCAATGGGTATTAAGGTGTATGGCCCCGACCTTGAAAGTATTGAGGCAGTAGGCTTTGAACTTGAAAAACAATTAAAGAATGTTGAAGGAGTGCAAGGTATGTCCGTTTTTGCCGACCGTGTGGTTGGTAAACCCTACCTGGAAATGGAAATCAACAGGGATGACATTGCACGTTATGGTTTAAGTGTAAAGAATCTGCAGGCTGTGATTGGAAGTGCCATCGGGGGTATGCCATTGACAACTACTGTTGAAGGACGTGAACGGTTCCCTGTAAGATTGCGTTATGCTCGTGAATTCAGGGATAACCCTGAGGACTTGCAACGTATTTTAATCCCTACACCATCAGGAGCCCAAATTCCTTTAGGAGAATTGGTGACCTTGCATTACGTAAGAGGTCCTCAGATGATTAAAAGTGAGGATACTTTTTTGGTGGGATATGTAATTTTCGATAAAAAGGAAGGTTTTGCAGAAGTAGATGTGGTTGAAAATGCTCAGAAGTACTTAAAGGAACAAATGGATAGTGGATCATTTTCTCTTCCTGCCGGGGTGAGTTATAAGTTTACCGGTAATTATGAAAATCAGATACGTGCTACCAAGCGCCTGCTTATTGTAATTCCGATATCCTTAATCATTATCTTCCTCATTCTGTACTTCCAGTTTAGGTCGGTTGTTTCAACCAGTTTGATTTTCTCAGGTATTATTGTGGCCTTATCAGGTGGCTTTATTATGCTTTGGTTGTATGGTCAGCCTTGGTTTATGGATGGTTCTGTTGCAGGAATAAGTTTACGCAATCTGTTTCAGGTTAATACCATCAACCTGAGTGTTGCGGTTTGGGTCGGCTTTATTGCCTTGTTTGGAGTTGCAACTGACGATGGTGTTTTAATCAGTACTTATATAAAACAACTTCAGGAAAAAAGAAGGCCAAAAACAATTAAGGAAGTAAGAGCTTTAGTTTTGGAAGCAGGCTCAAAACGTGTACGCCCGGCCATAATGACTACTGCTACAACCATCATTGCACTATTGCCCGTATTAACATCTACAGGTAAAGGGTCTGATATAATGGTTCCTATGGCCATCCCTTTATTTGGTGGTATGACCATTGAAGTCTTAACCATGTTTGTGGTTCCTGTCCTTTATAGCATGTGGCAGGAAGCAAAAGTAAAGAAGAATAACTCTGAAAAAGCTTAA
- a CDS encoding TolC family protein has protein sequence MKNMKIYILFVLLGLSVALQAQDELNRYLLVAAENNPALKVSFNKYLAALEKAPQVGSLPDPQLAFAYFIQPVETRNGPQEFRISATQMFPWFGTLKAKENASIEEAKALYEVFEENKSKLFNEVKSNWYNLYFNNKATMITLENIEILNTFKKLAIVKVEADQVSAVDQYRIEMEINDLENQLALLRDKQQVLEVSFNNLLNSEDNEVITFPNELWSTDILYSKDAVLDSIQLKNHQLLSIDMQKSALAFKKQVAKKQGAPTFSLGIDYVSIGKGDNNLSGKDAIAFPKVGLSIPLYRNKYKSMVQEVIYMETAKDYERTDKENVLETVFENSWKDYRDAGRRIELFDKQLSIARKSLKLLETEYAYANKNFEEILRMERRMLKYNLELEKARTDKLAAVAFIHYLMGK, from the coding sequence ATGAAGAACATGAAAATTTATATATTATTTGTGCTATTAGGTTTGTCAGTTGCGTTGCAGGCACAGGATGAACTCAACCGCTATTTGTTAGTGGCTGCTGAGAATAATCCTGCTTTAAAAGTTTCATTCAACAAATATCTGGCAGCCCTTGAAAAAGCACCACAAGTCGGTTCATTGCCCGACCCGCAATTGGCATTTGCCTATTTTATTCAACCTGTTGAAACTCGAAATGGTCCTCAGGAATTTAGAATTTCGGCCACACAAATGTTTCCCTGGTTTGGAACATTAAAAGCTAAAGAAAATGCCAGTATAGAGGAAGCCAAAGCTTTGTATGAGGTGTTTGAAGAAAATAAGTCTAAACTGTTTAATGAGGTGAAATCTAATTGGTACAACCTGTATTTCAATAACAAGGCTACTATGATTACCCTGGAGAATATTGAGATACTGAATACTTTTAAAAAGTTGGCCATAGTAAAGGTTGAAGCAGATCAGGTATCTGCTGTTGATCAATATAGGATTGAGATGGAGATTAACGATTTGGAAAATCAACTGGCACTTTTAAGGGATAAGCAACAAGTGCTTGAGGTCTCTTTCAATAATCTGCTGAATTCCGAAGATAATGAGGTTATTACTTTTCCCAATGAGTTGTGGTCAACAGATATTCTTTATTCAAAGGATGCTGTATTGGACTCTATTCAATTAAAGAATCACCAGCTATTAAGCATCGATATGCAAAAGAGTGCACTGGCATTTAAGAAACAAGTGGCAAAAAAACAAGGAGCTCCAACATTTAGTCTTGGCATTGACTATGTTTCAATAGGAAAGGGGGACAATAATTTATCAGGTAAGGATGCTATTGCATTCCCAAAGGTAGGTTTATCGATTCCTTTGTATCGAAATAAATACAAAAGCATGGTTCAGGAAGTAATTTACATGGAAACAGCCAAGGATTATGAGCGCACAGACAAGGAAAATGTATTGGAAACAGTATTTGAGAACTCCTGGAAAGATTATCGGGATGCCGGGCGTCGAATAGAATTATTTGACAAGCAGCTGTCCATTGCACGAAAATCCTTAAAATTATTGGAAACAGAATATGCATACGCCAATAAGAATTTTGAAGAAATTTTACGAATGGAAAGGCGCATGTTAAAATATAATCTGGAGTTAGAAAAAGCACGCACAGATAAACTGGCAGCAGTCGCTTTTATCCATTATTTAATGGGTAAATAA